The Mobula birostris isolate sMobBir1 chromosome 6, sMobBir1.hap1, whole genome shotgun sequence genome has a window encoding:
- the tlr7 gene encoding toll-like receptor 7 isoform X2, producing MVALTRWSLVLIYIIFLWTPVLNLGQWFPKSLPCDVGQVGSEVLVDCSNRQLHHVPTGFPFNSTNITLTINSISKVLPFSFSGLNHLMEIDLRCNCVPVRLGPKDRVCTKPPLVMKNAFSSLPALRSLYLDGNQLSGIPQGLPQTLTLLSLEANSIFSLGRANFSKLTNLESIYLGQNCYYRNPCNTTYWIEQDTFYNLSHLAILSLKDNNLTHVPQHLPQSLRQLILYNNVIWHINETDFANLVELEILDLSGNCPRCYNAPFPCQSCPPPGYIDIPHNAFDALRKLRILRLHSNSLTTVRSSWFKYTTNLMMLDLSQNFLVKEMATASFLKHLNSLKEIDLSFNYQLSVYPKYMNLSTNFSHLKSLQSLKLRGYVFKDLTSENLNPLHGLSELKLLDLGTNFIKVADLQIFTHFHNLQVINLSENKISPSSTESVGGSCGLTSHLQQEVGLFYGSSDQLRYFRYDEFARSCKSKNKAYYYLPPITQSECSHHFSTLDLSRNNIFYIAKEQFKNLSFIMCLNLSGNALSQALNGSEFFHLPHLRYLDLSNNRIDLLHKSALQELQELEVLDLSNNNHYFQMEGLTHHLNFIHNLGNLSKLILNKNDIYSSTDPQLMSESLKELEFRRNQLNYMWSDGNDMYIGFFKNLSNLSRLDLSENRLKFVPPGVFDHLPHVLKELVLSDNELRSFNWGRLHLLSQIELLDLGNNQLSTVPRKLSNCTRTLRIFNLTRNQISKLTKDFLQGVTSLQHLDLSYNNLKTIQKSSIPDSAVIHLRELLLNGNHFLCTCDAAWFVWWINHTTVHIPRLATDVTCASPKAHLDHAVVTVDLHSCELDYLSISLYSFSSLTTFLLLVTSIAGHLFSWDVWYSYHFCLAKFKGYRRIPNDKTAYGAFVAYDTHDNEVADWVLNELITNLEEQGERQFTLCLEERDWVPGKHVMDNLSQSIHQSRKTIFVLTSCYVSSGSFRSAFYMAYQRLLDEKVDVIILVFLEKVLQRSKYVRLRKRLCPNSVLVWPCNPHAQPLFWQRLRNALATDNHPQYSKVFSDMI from the coding sequence GTCGCATTAACCAGATGGTCTCTCGTGCTGATTTACATCATCTTCCTGTGGACCCCAGTTTTGAATTTGGGCCAGTGGTTTCCCAAAAGCCTCCCGTGTGATGTGGGGCAAGTGGGCTCCGAAGTCCTTGTGGACTGCAGCAACCGGCAGCTGCACCATGTCCCGACTGGCTTCCCCTTCAACTCCACTAACATCACATTGACTATCAACAGCATCTCCAAGGTGCTCCCGTTCTCCTTCTCTGGGCTGAACCACTTAATGGAGATTGACCTCAGGTGTAACTGTGTGCCCGTCAGACTTGGACCCAAAGACCGGGTGTGCACCAAGCCCCCACTAGTAATGAAAAATGCATTCTCTTCTTTGCCAGCATTGAGATCATTGTACCTGGATGGTAACCAATTGTCTGGCATACCACAAGGGCTGCCTCAAACCCTCACCTTACTCAGCCTGGAAGCCAACAGCATCTTCTCTCTGGGCAGGGCAAACTTTTCAAAGCTGACCAACCTCGAGAGCATCTATCTTGGCCAAAACTGCTACTACCGCAACCCTTGTAACACTACATATTGGATTGAGCAGGACACCTTCTACAACCTGAGCCACCTTGCTATCCTGTCGCTCAAAGACAACAACTTGACTCATGTCCCCCAACATTTGCCTCAAAGCTTACGGCAGCTCATCTTGTACAACAACGTGATCTGGCATATCAACGAGACAGACTTTGCCAACTTGGTCGAGTTGGAAATCCTGGACTTGAGCGGGAACTGTCCCCGCTGTTACAACGCTCCATTCCCTTGCCAGTCCTGCCCTCCTCCAGGATATATTGATATCCCTCACAATGCTTTTGATGCACTGCGAAAGCTAAGAATCCTGCGCCTCCACAGTAACTCACTGACAACCGTGCGCAGCTCTTGGTTCAAATACACCACCAACCTCATGATGTTGGACCTCTCTCAGAATTTTTTGGTGAAGGAAATGGCTACTGCCTCATTCTTAAAACACCTCAATAGTCTGAAGGAGATAGATCTGTCCTTCAACTACCAGCTGTCAGTGTACCCCAAGTATATGAACTTGTCCACCAACTTTTCACATCTCAAGTCCCTGCAGAGCCTGAAGTTACGGGGCTACGTATTCAAGGATCTGACAAGCGAGAACCTCAACCCACTACACGGACTCAGCGAGCTCAAGCTCTTGGACCTGGGGACTAACTTCATCAAAGTGGCTGATCTCCAGATCTTCACCCATTTCCACAACTTGCAGGTCATCAACCTCTCGGAGAACAAGATCTCACCCTCTTCCACTGAGTCAGTAGGTGGCTCCTGTGGGCTGACCAGCCACTTGCAACAAGAAGTTGGGTTGTTTTACGGATCCTCAGACCAGTTGCGATACTTTCGCTATGATGAGTTCGCACGGAGCTGCAAGTCCAAAAACAAGGCATATTACTACCTGCCACCAATCACACAAAGTGAATGCAGCCACCACTTCTCCACTTTGGACTTAAGCAGGAACAACATCTTCTACATCGCCAAGGAACAGTTCAAGAACCTGTCCTTCATTATGTGCCTGAATCTCTCAGGCAATGCTCTCAGCCAGGCACTCAATGGTTCCGAGTTCTTTCACCTTCCTCACCTGCGATACCTGGACCTCTCCAACAACCGCATTGACCTCCTCCATAAGTCAGCCCTCCAGGAACTGCAGGAGCTGGAAGTGTTGGACCTCAGCAACAACAACCACTATTTCCAAATGGAAGGCTTAACTCACCATTTAAACTTCATCCACAACCTGGGTAACCTCTCAAAACTCATTTTGAACAAGAATGATATCTACTCATCGACTGACCCTCAGCTGATGAGCGAGTCCCTGAAGGAGCTGGAGTTCCGAAGAAACCAGTTGAATTACATGTGGAGTGATGGTAATGACATGTACATTGGGTTCTTCAAGAACCTCTCCAACTTGAGCCGCCTCGATCTCTCAGAGAACAGACTGAAATTTGTCCCACCCGGAGTCTTCGATCACTTGCCCCATGTCCTTAAGGAGTTGGTGTTGAGTGATAATGAACTGCGGAGCTTCAACTGGGGCAGGCTTCATCTGTTGAGCCAGATAGAACTGCTGGATCTTGGGAATAACCAATTGAGCACCGTACCTCGGAAACTGTCCAACTGCACCCGCACTCTCCGAATCTTCAACCTCACCCGCAACCAGATCTCCAAGCTGACAAAGGACTTCCTCCAGGGTGTTACTTCCCTGCAGCACCTGGATCTGAGCTACAACAACCTGAAGACCATCCAGAAGTCCAGTATCCCGGACAGCGCTGTCATACACCTCCGGGAGCTGCTGCTGAACGGTAACCACTTCCTCTGTACCTGTGATGCCGCCTGGTTTGTCTGGTGGATCAACCACACCACGGTCCATATCCCCCGCCTAGCTACTGATGTCACCTGCGCCTCCCCTAAAGCCCATCTTGACCATGCTGTGGTTACAGTCGACCTGCACTCCTGTGAGCTGGACTATCTCAGCATTTCTCTCTACTCCTTCTCATCCCTGACCACCTTCTTGCTGCTCGTGACCTCCATTGCCGGCCACCTGTTCAGCTGGGACGTCTGGTACAGCTACCACTTCTGCCTGGCCAAGTTCAAGGGCTACCGGCGTATTCCCAATGACAAGACAGCCTACGGGGCATTCGTTGCTTATGACACCCATGACAACGAGGTGGCGGACTGGGTCCTAAATGAGTTGATAACTAATTTGGAAGAGCAGGGAGAGCGGCAATTCACTCTCTGCTTGGAAGAACGGGATTGGGTGCCAGGTAAACATGTCATGGACAATCTGTCGCAGAGCATCCATCAGAGCAGAAAGACCATTTTTGTCCTCACCAGCTGTTACGTGAGCAGTGGGAGCTTTAGAAGTGCTTTCTACATGGCTTACCAGCGGCTGCTGGATGAGAAGGTCGATGTGATCATTTTGGTTTTCCTGGAGAAGGTCTTGCAACGCTCCAAGTATGTCAGGCTGAGAAAGCGACTGTGTCCGAACTCTGTCCTGGTGTGGCCCTGTAACCCCCATGCCCAGCCCCTGTTCTGGCAGCGCCTGAGGAATGCATTAGCGACAGACAACCATCCACAGTATAGCAAGGTCTTCAGTGACATGATATAA
- the tlr7 gene encoding toll-like receptor 7 isoform X1 — translation MKQIISDAIMVALTRWSLVLIYIIFLWTPVLNLGQWFPKSLPCDVGQVGSEVLVDCSNRQLHHVPTGFPFNSTNITLTINSISKVLPFSFSGLNHLMEIDLRCNCVPVRLGPKDRVCTKPPLVMKNAFSSLPALRSLYLDGNQLSGIPQGLPQTLTLLSLEANSIFSLGRANFSKLTNLESIYLGQNCYYRNPCNTTYWIEQDTFYNLSHLAILSLKDNNLTHVPQHLPQSLRQLILYNNVIWHINETDFANLVELEILDLSGNCPRCYNAPFPCQSCPPPGYIDIPHNAFDALRKLRILRLHSNSLTTVRSSWFKYTTNLMMLDLSQNFLVKEMATASFLKHLNSLKEIDLSFNYQLSVYPKYMNLSTNFSHLKSLQSLKLRGYVFKDLTSENLNPLHGLSELKLLDLGTNFIKVADLQIFTHFHNLQVINLSENKISPSSTESVGGSCGLTSHLQQEVGLFYGSSDQLRYFRYDEFARSCKSKNKAYYYLPPITQSECSHHFSTLDLSRNNIFYIAKEQFKNLSFIMCLNLSGNALSQALNGSEFFHLPHLRYLDLSNNRIDLLHKSALQELQELEVLDLSNNNHYFQMEGLTHHLNFIHNLGNLSKLILNKNDIYSSTDPQLMSESLKELEFRRNQLNYMWSDGNDMYIGFFKNLSNLSRLDLSENRLKFVPPGVFDHLPHVLKELVLSDNELRSFNWGRLHLLSQIELLDLGNNQLSTVPRKLSNCTRTLRIFNLTRNQISKLTKDFLQGVTSLQHLDLSYNNLKTIQKSSIPDSAVIHLRELLLNGNHFLCTCDAAWFVWWINHTTVHIPRLATDVTCASPKAHLDHAVVTVDLHSCELDYLSISLYSFSSLTTFLLLVTSIAGHLFSWDVWYSYHFCLAKFKGYRRIPNDKTAYGAFVAYDTHDNEVADWVLNELITNLEEQGERQFTLCLEERDWVPGKHVMDNLSQSIHQSRKTIFVLTSCYVSSGSFRSAFYMAYQRLLDEKVDVIILVFLEKVLQRSKYVRLRKRLCPNSVLVWPCNPHAQPLFWQRLRNALATDNHPQYSKVFSDMI, via the coding sequence GTCGCATTAACCAGATGGTCTCTCGTGCTGATTTACATCATCTTCCTGTGGACCCCAGTTTTGAATTTGGGCCAGTGGTTTCCCAAAAGCCTCCCGTGTGATGTGGGGCAAGTGGGCTCCGAAGTCCTTGTGGACTGCAGCAACCGGCAGCTGCACCATGTCCCGACTGGCTTCCCCTTCAACTCCACTAACATCACATTGACTATCAACAGCATCTCCAAGGTGCTCCCGTTCTCCTTCTCTGGGCTGAACCACTTAATGGAGATTGACCTCAGGTGTAACTGTGTGCCCGTCAGACTTGGACCCAAAGACCGGGTGTGCACCAAGCCCCCACTAGTAATGAAAAATGCATTCTCTTCTTTGCCAGCATTGAGATCATTGTACCTGGATGGTAACCAATTGTCTGGCATACCACAAGGGCTGCCTCAAACCCTCACCTTACTCAGCCTGGAAGCCAACAGCATCTTCTCTCTGGGCAGGGCAAACTTTTCAAAGCTGACCAACCTCGAGAGCATCTATCTTGGCCAAAACTGCTACTACCGCAACCCTTGTAACACTACATATTGGATTGAGCAGGACACCTTCTACAACCTGAGCCACCTTGCTATCCTGTCGCTCAAAGACAACAACTTGACTCATGTCCCCCAACATTTGCCTCAAAGCTTACGGCAGCTCATCTTGTACAACAACGTGATCTGGCATATCAACGAGACAGACTTTGCCAACTTGGTCGAGTTGGAAATCCTGGACTTGAGCGGGAACTGTCCCCGCTGTTACAACGCTCCATTCCCTTGCCAGTCCTGCCCTCCTCCAGGATATATTGATATCCCTCACAATGCTTTTGATGCACTGCGAAAGCTAAGAATCCTGCGCCTCCACAGTAACTCACTGACAACCGTGCGCAGCTCTTGGTTCAAATACACCACCAACCTCATGATGTTGGACCTCTCTCAGAATTTTTTGGTGAAGGAAATGGCTACTGCCTCATTCTTAAAACACCTCAATAGTCTGAAGGAGATAGATCTGTCCTTCAACTACCAGCTGTCAGTGTACCCCAAGTATATGAACTTGTCCACCAACTTTTCACATCTCAAGTCCCTGCAGAGCCTGAAGTTACGGGGCTACGTATTCAAGGATCTGACAAGCGAGAACCTCAACCCACTACACGGACTCAGCGAGCTCAAGCTCTTGGACCTGGGGACTAACTTCATCAAAGTGGCTGATCTCCAGATCTTCACCCATTTCCACAACTTGCAGGTCATCAACCTCTCGGAGAACAAGATCTCACCCTCTTCCACTGAGTCAGTAGGTGGCTCCTGTGGGCTGACCAGCCACTTGCAACAAGAAGTTGGGTTGTTTTACGGATCCTCAGACCAGTTGCGATACTTTCGCTATGATGAGTTCGCACGGAGCTGCAAGTCCAAAAACAAGGCATATTACTACCTGCCACCAATCACACAAAGTGAATGCAGCCACCACTTCTCCACTTTGGACTTAAGCAGGAACAACATCTTCTACATCGCCAAGGAACAGTTCAAGAACCTGTCCTTCATTATGTGCCTGAATCTCTCAGGCAATGCTCTCAGCCAGGCACTCAATGGTTCCGAGTTCTTTCACCTTCCTCACCTGCGATACCTGGACCTCTCCAACAACCGCATTGACCTCCTCCATAAGTCAGCCCTCCAGGAACTGCAGGAGCTGGAAGTGTTGGACCTCAGCAACAACAACCACTATTTCCAAATGGAAGGCTTAACTCACCATTTAAACTTCATCCACAACCTGGGTAACCTCTCAAAACTCATTTTGAACAAGAATGATATCTACTCATCGACTGACCCTCAGCTGATGAGCGAGTCCCTGAAGGAGCTGGAGTTCCGAAGAAACCAGTTGAATTACATGTGGAGTGATGGTAATGACATGTACATTGGGTTCTTCAAGAACCTCTCCAACTTGAGCCGCCTCGATCTCTCAGAGAACAGACTGAAATTTGTCCCACCCGGAGTCTTCGATCACTTGCCCCATGTCCTTAAGGAGTTGGTGTTGAGTGATAATGAACTGCGGAGCTTCAACTGGGGCAGGCTTCATCTGTTGAGCCAGATAGAACTGCTGGATCTTGGGAATAACCAATTGAGCACCGTACCTCGGAAACTGTCCAACTGCACCCGCACTCTCCGAATCTTCAACCTCACCCGCAACCAGATCTCCAAGCTGACAAAGGACTTCCTCCAGGGTGTTACTTCCCTGCAGCACCTGGATCTGAGCTACAACAACCTGAAGACCATCCAGAAGTCCAGTATCCCGGACAGCGCTGTCATACACCTCCGGGAGCTGCTGCTGAACGGTAACCACTTCCTCTGTACCTGTGATGCCGCCTGGTTTGTCTGGTGGATCAACCACACCACGGTCCATATCCCCCGCCTAGCTACTGATGTCACCTGCGCCTCCCCTAAAGCCCATCTTGACCATGCTGTGGTTACAGTCGACCTGCACTCCTGTGAGCTGGACTATCTCAGCATTTCTCTCTACTCCTTCTCATCCCTGACCACCTTCTTGCTGCTCGTGACCTCCATTGCCGGCCACCTGTTCAGCTGGGACGTCTGGTACAGCTACCACTTCTGCCTGGCCAAGTTCAAGGGCTACCGGCGTATTCCCAATGACAAGACAGCCTACGGGGCATTCGTTGCTTATGACACCCATGACAACGAGGTGGCGGACTGGGTCCTAAATGAGTTGATAACTAATTTGGAAGAGCAGGGAGAGCGGCAATTCACTCTCTGCTTGGAAGAACGGGATTGGGTGCCAGGTAAACATGTCATGGACAATCTGTCGCAGAGCATCCATCAGAGCAGAAAGACCATTTTTGTCCTCACCAGCTGTTACGTGAGCAGTGGGAGCTTTAGAAGTGCTTTCTACATGGCTTACCAGCGGCTGCTGGATGAGAAGGTCGATGTGATCATTTTGGTTTTCCTGGAGAAGGTCTTGCAACGCTCCAAGTATGTCAGGCTGAGAAAGCGACTGTGTCCGAACTCTGTCCTGGTGTGGCCCTGTAACCCCCATGCCCAGCCCCTGTTCTGGCAGCGCCTGAGGAATGCATTAGCGACAGACAACCATCCACAGTATAGCAAGGTCTTCAGTGACATGATATAA
- the LOC140199113 gene encoding toll-like receptor 8, producing the protein MLEEASSRDSIMAKGTPAPMLTLMCFLLLLNFVVNLLADSWIPRTLPCDVSIKKNGSSIQLDCRNRRLKTVPGNIPSNTTSLNLADNQIMNISSSSFSNLQYLTKLDLSYNYHPDSSEARGMIISEDSFSSLVKLQELYLDGNNLLYIPKGLPSSLRILSLNENKILKIMNKSLPNLSNIETLYLARNCYHYNPCNVNIHVGDKAFSRYTKLKNLTLDLNNLTSVPGYLPKSLRSLHLSFNKIQTINDKDFSQLFKLELLDLSGNCPRCYNTLYPCEPCPGGLSIQIHPHAFRSLAQLKTLFLSSNSLKELQSSWFQNCTNLKGLYLRFNFLTSEIANGDFLNHLPELEELDISYNYKIMAYPQNIKLSQNFSKLVSLRKLHIEGYVFKELNHQHLQPLYKLRNLTILNLGTNFIKQANLSIFNEFRALRLIYLPENRISPLSGDEDLFYGSVYRGKHFPYMESGFKDPYLLFENDHQVYESHDVNDNYHIERPTIKWPCQRYGKTLDLSANSIFFINPKQFEGFNEVRCLNLSENAIGQALNGTEFMTLPNLKYLDLSFNRLDPAYDNAFKELKHLEVLDLSYNKHYFVVEGVTHKMGFIKNLKYLKVLNLSSNAIFTLTESGLNSDSLEVLEFKSNRLDILWKKEDKRYKKLFKNLINLAHLDLSSNNLESIPRQIYKYLPCNLTYLSLSNNKLEKVHWKELQYLKSLLTFDLSNNKLTAAPNKLYRSTKSLQKLLLGGNRISKLPLSFLTTANRLKYLDLSYNRITTFNQLIFPASEELFLEVLILKGNPFYCTCELAPLIAWINTCHLDIPQLATDVTCYSPEDHRGQSIILLDRYACTMDEVEASLCLASAIIIVSTVVIMITHHLFYWDVWYFYYFCTSRLKGHSYCSLAMHSCFYDAFIAYDTSDLAVTDWVVNELLVHLEDKGERNLCLCLEERDWGLGLAVVDNLSHSIHRSKKTVFVLTRNYVKRGTFKTAFQMAHQRLLDESEDVIVLIMLEPVLINSKYLRLRRRLCSSSVLQWPKNPKSENFFWQCLRNVIETDNQLRYNTIAEFT; encoded by the exons ATGCTAGAGGAAGCCTCCAGCAGAGACTCTATAATG GCAAAAGGAACTCCAGCTCCAATGCTGACTTTAATGTGCTTCCTCCTGCTGCTCAACTTTGTCGTAAATCTGCTTGCAGACAGTTGGATACCCAGAACTCTCCCTTGTGACGTGAGTATAAAGAAAAATGGATCCTCCATTCAATTGGACTGTAGGAATCGCCGCCTTAAAACTGTCCCTGGAAACATACCTTCAAATACAACCAGTCTAAATCTAGCAGACAATCAGATAATGAATATTTCCAGTTCCTCATTTTCAAATCTCCAATATCTAACCAAGCTAGATCTGAGCTATAACTATCATCCTGACAGTTCAGAGGCGAGAGGCATGATAATTTCAGAGGACAGTTTCTCCTCACTGGTAAAACTGCAAGAATTGTACCTGGATGGAAATAACCTCCTCTACATCCCAAAGGGTTTGCCATCCAGCTTACGAATTTTAAGTCTCAATGAAAATAagattttaaaaataatgaataaaaGCCTACCAAATCTCTCCAACATAGAAACACTTTATTTGGCAAGGAACTGTTATCATTACAACCCCTGCAATGTCAACATCCATGTGGGAGATAAGGCATTTTCACGTTACACAAAGCTGAAGAACCTCACTCTTGACTTAAATAATTTGACCTCTGTTCCTGGTTACTTGCCAAAAAGTTTAAGATCACTCCATCTCTCTTTCAACAAGATACAAACCATAAATGACAAGGATTTCAGTCAACTTTTTAAGCTGGAGCTCCTTGATTTAAGTGGAAATTGTCCCAGATGTTACAATACTCTTTATCCTTGTGAACCATGCCCTGGAGGTCTTTCTATTCAGATACATCCTCATGCTTTTCGAAGTCTTGCACAATTGAAGACATTATTTCTTTCCAGCAATTCTCTAAAAGAATTACAAAGCAGCTGGTTTCAGAACTGTACCAACTTAAAGGGCCTTTACCTTCGCTTTAATTTCCTTACTTCTGAAATTGCTAATGGTGACTTTTTAAACCACTTGCCTGAACTGGAAGAACTTGATATATCATACAATTATAAAATAATGGCTTATCCACAAAATATAAAGCTTTCACAGAATTTTTCCAAGTTAGTGTCCCTGAGGAAATTACATATTGAAGGCTATGTTTTCAAAGAGCTTAATCATCAGCATCTGCAACCACTGTACAAACTGCGTAACCTCACCATCCTAAACTTAGGTACAAACTTCATTAAACAGGCAAACTTATCGATCTTTAATGAATTTAGAGCACTAAGGTTAATATATCTACCAGAAAATAGGATATCACCTCTATCAGGTGATGAAGATCTTTTTTACGGTTCAGTTTACCGAGGTAAGCATTTTCCTTACATGGAATCAGGTTTTAAAGATCCATATTTACTCTTTGAAAATGATCATCAGGTTTATGAATCACATGATGTTAATGATAATTATCATATTGAAAGACCAACAATAAAATGGCCTTGTCAACGTTACGGAAAAACATTGGATCTGAGTGCAAACAGTATTTTCTTCATTAACCCAAAGCAATTTGAAGGCTTTAATGAAGTAAGGTGCCTAAATTTGTCAGAAAATGCGATTGGGCAAGCTTTGAATGGGACTGAGTTTATGACCCTGCCGAATTTGAAATATTTAGATCTTTCTTTTAACAGACTTGATCCAGCTTATGATAATGCTTTTAAAGAGCTGAAGCATCTTGAAGTATTAGACTTAAGTTACAACAAACACTACTTTGTCGTTGAAGGTGTCACACACAAAATGGGCTTTATCAAAAATCTTAAATATTTGAAAGTTTTAAACTTAAGCAGCAATGCCATCTTCACCTTGACAGAATCAGGGTTGAACAGTGACTCACTGGAGGTTCTAGAATTCAAAAGTAATCGTCTGGATATCTTGTGGAAGAAGGAAGACAAACGTtataaaaaattatttaaaaatctaATTAATTTAGCACATCTGGATTTATCCTCCAATAACCTTGAGTCTATCCCACGTCAAATTTATAAATACTTACCATGTAACTTGACATATCTGTCTTTGAGTAATAACAAGCTAGAAAAGGTTCATTGGAAAGAATTGCAATATTTGAAGAGTCTGCTGACCTTTGATCTCAGTAATAATAAATTAACCGCTGCACCCAATAAACTCTACAGAAGCACCAAATCTCTCCAAAAACTTTTACTTGGAGGAAATAGAATCAGTAAGCTTCCTTTAAGTTTTCTTACAACAGCAAATAGATTAAAATATCTTGATTTAAGCTATAACAGAATTACAACTTTCAATCAATTAATTTTCCCTGCAAGTGAAGAGCTTTTCCTGGAAGTACTGATTTTGAAAGGGAATCCATTTTATTGTACTTGTGAACTGGCGCCACTTATTGCCTGGATTAATACATGCCACCTGGATATTCCTCAACTGGCTACTGATGTTACCTGCTATTCACCTGAAGATCATCGGGGGCAGAGTATTATTCTGCTTGATCGATATGCGTGTACAATGGATGAAGTTGAAGCTTCATTATGTTTGGCTTCTGCCATTATAATTGTTTCCACTGTGGTTATAATGATTACCCACCATCTGTTTTACTGGGACGTATGGTACTTTTACTATTTCTGCACCTCCCGGTTAAAAGGGCATAGCTATTGTTCTCTTGCGATGCATAGCTGTTTTTATGATGCTTTTATTGCTTATGACACTTCTGATCTGGCTGTGACAGACTGGGTTGTCAATGAACTATTAGTTCACTTAGAAGACAAAGGAGAAAGGAACCTCTGTTTATGTTTGGAAGAGAGAGACTGGGGCTTAGGCTTAGCTGTTGTCGACAACCTTTCTCACAGCATACACAGGAGCAAAAAGACTGTGTTTGTGCTCACCAGAAATTACGTCAAGAGGGGAACATTTAAAACGGCCTTTCAAATGGCTCACCAAAGACTATTGGATGAAAGCGAAGATGTGATTGTTCTGATCATGTTAGAGCCCGTTTTAATAAACTCAAAGTATCTGAGACTGCGGAGAAGGCTGTGTAGCAGCTCTGTGCTGCAATGGCCAAAAAACCCTAAAAGTGAGAATTTTTTCTGGCAGTGCTTAAGAAACGTAATAGAAACTGACAATCAGTTGAGATACAATACAATTGCCGAGTTCACTTAA